The nucleotide window GCATCCGTAGAAGAGGTTGTGGTGACCGCGTCCAAGCGCAACCAAAGCCTGCAGGATTTTTCCGGATCGGTCAGTGTAGTGAATGATTTTTCCGGGATTAAAAATCTGGGCGATATTGCCGCACAGGTGCCGGGTTTTTCGCTGGTAGATGTAGGCCCGCGCAACCCCGCCGTATTAATTATGCGCGGTTTGCGCTTGGATGAAATTGGCTCCAATGATTTGGGCGGCGATGGCTCTGCCATTGCGAGCTACGTGGATAACATTCCGCTGCAAGGCTACTTCGTGCCGCCCGCATTCAGTTTAAAAGATTTGCAGCAAGTCGAAGTGTTGCGCGGGCCGCAAGGCACACTCTACGGCAATGCATCGATTGGCGGTTTGATTCGTTATGTGACAGCAAAACCGGATGTAGAAAAATATTCTGTGCGCGTGAGTGGCGAATTATCGCAAACTGATCACAGTGATGACCTGAATTACGATTCTGATCTGGTGGTGAATACGCCCTTAATTGAAGACACTCTTGCACTGCGCCTGATGTTGGGCAAAACCGAAAATGCCGGATTTATCGATAACCCCTATTTATTATCCGGCGCACAAGACGATATTAATGACGATGAAACCAAGCAGGCGCGCATCAGTTTGCTGTGGCAAGCAAGTGACAATTTCTCGCTCAACAGCAGTTATCACTATCAAAAAATCAATGTAGGCGACCGCCAGGCTACGAACGAAAGTTTTACTGGTGATGAGTACGCCGCATCCAGCCGTTATTTGCAGCCGATGCAAGGCGAATTGCAATTGGCGAGTATCGATGCCAATTATGAAATGCCTTGGGCAACGCTCACCGCCAGCCTGAATCACTACGACTATGCACACCATGAGCGTGCAGACCAAACCGATTTGTACATTGGTCTTGACCCGACTGTGGAGTACTACAACCTTTACGAGAATCTCTCTGCGTATAACGCGAGTGATATTGATATTGTAAAAGACAGTGCGGAATTGCGTTTGGTATCACCTGATAACCAACGTTTGCGCTGGTTGGTCGGTGCGTTTTATAGCCGCGATGATCTGGATGCCTACATGGGTGATTACACCCCCGGTCTGGGCGAGTTTTTTGAAATGGATTTACCCGGTGATCTGGAATATCTCGCCACCCAAACCGAAACGCTGGATGAGTACTCTACCTACGCTGAAGTCACTTACGATCTCACCGAAAAATGGGAGGCAACTGTCGGTGCGCGCCATTTCCGGTATGACGATGATCTTGATGTATGCATCAGCTATTTTCCTGGTCCCATTGAGGATTGCAGCAATGGCGATGACGTTAGCAAAGACACGCTCGGAAAATTCAGTACCAGCTATAAATTCAGCGACGATAAAAAAATCTATTTTCTCGCTGCAGAAGGGTATCGCCGCGGCGGTGCCAATACGGCTCCAGCAGAGGTACTCAACAATCGCTTCTATCGCCCGGATGTTGCTACCAATTACGAACTCGGTTTCCACTCCCTATGGTTGGCGCAGCGCCTGGAATTAAATGCAGCACTGTTCAATATCGAGTGGGATGATTTGCAAGTTCAGTTGGAAACAGTCGATGGCCGCACGGCGTGGGATAACGCCGGTAAAGCGCGCACCAAGGGCATTGAATTTGATGTATCGGCACAATTGAGCGATGCCTTTGCCCTGCACGCGGGCTATGCCTATACCGATGCAGAAATTACCGAATCGGTTGCGGAGATAGGCGTGTATAACGGCAACCAATTGCCCGGCTCACCGCGCACGCAGTGGAGTCTCTCGCTGGATTTCAATCAGGAATTCAATGGCACATTGTGGGATGCCAGTATTGGCGTGAACCGCATTGGTGATGTTGCTACAGCGCTTAATCCTGAGTTTTCCAACTATCAAAAGCTGGACTCCTACAGTATCGCCAGTGCACGCGTTGGTGTAACACGGGGTAATTGGCGATTGGGTGCCTTCGTGAATAATATCGACAATACGCGCGCCATCACGAGTGGCCGTGCAGATGATTTTTTTGGCGAGCAAGGCCAGTTTGAATACATCACCCGCCCACGCACGATTGGTTTGTCGGTGAGCTATCAGTATTAATGTGCTCGTGATGCGTGTTGGCAACTCATATGGCAGTTGCCTGCGCATGTGCATTTTATGATCTATGCTTGCCTTGCGATATTTGTGATCGTCCTATTTACGGCTGCTTTCTGGGAAGAAGGCGGCACACAATCAAAAAGCCGTTATTTTTGATGTGATGATCATTTAGGGAATTCACACACTTAATTAACAGGAATATTCAATATGGCAGCAGAAAAGAAAAAAACAGAAAAGAAAGCAGCAGAGAAAAAGACTGCGAAAAAAGTTGTTGCGACAGTCGCGAAGGCAGCAAAAACGCCAGTGAAAAAAGGTAAGAAAAAAACCGAAAGCGATTACAGTGTTGAAATTAATGTCCCAAGAGGCGGTCAGGTTATCCAGAATTTTAACTTGGTACCTGCATTCCCAACCGCGACTGGGGCAGGGGATTGGATTTTTTCAGAGCCCGGCAGCACAACAGACATTACAGGTTTAACTGTACGCTTTCAGTTAAATCCATCTGCGCTGGAGCGCACCTTCGAACGTGCAATTTTAGTGGTCAGCATGCAGCAAAATCCGGCCACTAATGGAACCTGGCGTTTTGCATTAGATGGCGTTGCTACCGCCGATGGTGATTGTGATCCAGACAACGACATTGTTGTAGAGGTCATTGATAACGGGTTTACTCTGCTGATTTACGTGCAAGTACTGGAAAACTCAGAGGAAATGATCCCGTTCCAGTTTGTAGCGTCGTTTACAGATGCAGTGACTGGCGCTGTATCTATATATCAGTCGCAAGATCCAACAATTTACCCCAAGAGACCTTAACGTAAAGATTCGGGGCATCTATTTGATGCCCCTGTGCTGTTTATCAGGTGAATGAAGCTTTCTTTTTTGCAAAGAGAATCGAACCAAGAAAAGCTGAACCAAGCAGGGTGCATTCCATTTTTTAATGAAATTGAGATATTCAAAATTGCCGATGAATCATTATTGGCGAGCGTGTGAACTAGAGCTGCGGTATAAGCGGTTTCTATATTCTGTGGATCTAATTTTTCCAATTCTCTGAGAGAGAGCAATGCTTTTTCGATTTGCCCTATATGGGCATATGCCTGTGCGAGCCTTAGATGGTGCTCGCTTAAATATGCATTTTTTTCTAATGTAGATATTATGCTGCTATAAATCACCTGTGATTCGGCAATCTCACCTTTCAGATTATAGGCGTCCGCTTTATTTAATTTGTGAGCCGTATTTTGAGGGTCAAGTTTTTCAGCTTGAGAAAACTCTTCAATCGCTTTGTCAAAATTTTGTGACAGTAAATAACATAGGCCAAGATTTCCACGGTTATAAATGTCATTCGGATTTTCATTAACGGCTACTTCAAACGCTTTTTTTGCACTTTCAATGTTCCCTTCAAGTAACTCTATTAATCCGTACAGGCTATGAACTTTATAGTTCTTAGGCGCCATGAGCATTGCTTGTTTCAGAGTTTCTTTGGCGTTCAGCATGTTGCCAGCGTAACGATAGGAATTTGATAGTCCAATTAAATTCTTCACACTATTTTTTGAACTGACTGCTTTTTTGTAGAGTGTGATGGCGGCATCAAATTTATTTTGAGCATTCATTAGGTATGCTGTTAGTGCATTTATTGATGATTGATTGGCATCAATGGCTTTTATTTTTGAAATTGTTTCTTGTGCTTCCAGAAAGTTTCTTTGCGCAGTTTGCAAATAAAAGGTGTTGTATAAAAAAATTATGTGATCGTTTTTTGTGTTGCCTTTATCAAGTAGCAATTCAATTTTACTTAAAATGTCTGATGATTGCGTCTCATGGTACAAGTCAAGACCTATTTCGCTGAATAGGGACTGCGTTGTTGAAAGTTTTTGTGTGTTTTTGCTCAGCGTTTCGATGCTATTAAACAGGGCTTCGCTCGCACCTTTCTCATAGTATGAAACGTTAACCGATAGTAAT belongs to Cellvibrio sp. pealriver and includes:
- a CDS encoding TonB-dependent receptor, coding for MTYTSSLGRTYLRNPLFITCTLLPMISAPLALADTTASVEEVVVTASKRNQSLQDFSGSVSVVNDFSGIKNLGDIAAQVPGFSLVDVGPRNPAVLIMRGLRLDEIGSNDLGGDGSAIASYVDNIPLQGYFVPPAFSLKDLQQVEVLRGPQGTLYGNASIGGLIRYVTAKPDVEKYSVRVSGELSQTDHSDDLNYDSDLVVNTPLIEDTLALRLMLGKTENAGFIDNPYLLSGAQDDINDDETKQARISLLWQASDNFSLNSSYHYQKINVGDRQATNESFTGDEYAASSRYLQPMQGELQLASIDANYEMPWATLTASLNHYDYAHHERADQTDLYIGLDPTVEYYNLYENLSAYNASDIDIVKDSAELRLVSPDNQRLRWLVGAFYSRDDLDAYMGDYTPGLGEFFEMDLPGDLEYLATQTETLDEYSTYAEVTYDLTEKWEATVGARHFRYDDDLDVCISYFPGPIEDCSNGDDVSKDTLGKFSTSYKFSDDKKIYFLAAEGYRRGGANTAPAEVLNNRFYRPDVATNYELGFHSLWLAQRLELNAALFNIEWDDLQVQLETVDGRTAWDNAGKARTKGIEFDVSAQLSDAFALHAGYAYTDAEITESVAEIGVYNGNQLPGSPRTQWSLSLDFNQEFNGTLWDASIGVNRIGDVATALNPEFSNYQKLDSYSIASARVGVTRGNWRLGAFVNNIDNTRAITSGRADDFFGEQGQFEYITRPRTIGLSVSYQY
- a CDS encoding DP-EP family protein, coding for MAAEKKKTEKKAAEKKTAKKVVATVAKAAKTPVKKGKKKTESDYSVEINVPRGGQVIQNFNLVPAFPTATGAGDWIFSEPGSTTDITGLTVRFQLNPSALERTFERAILVVSMQQNPATNGTWRFALDGVATADGDCDPDNDIVVEVIDNGFTLLIYVQVLENSEEMIPFQFVASFTDAVTGAVSIYQSQDPTIYPKRP